GACGTGGACGAGCGCGGCGACCTAGCGAGCTAGGCCTTGACGAACGGCTGGCTGGTGACGGCCTGGCCGTTGATCGCGAACAGGGCGTTGGCCACGGCCGGCCCGATCACCGGTGTTCCGGGTTCGCCGACCCCGCTGGGGACCGCGCCGGAGGGCACGATGTGGGTCTCGACGATCGGCGCCTCGCTGTTGCGCAGCACCCGGTAGGTGTCGAAGTTGGTCTGCTCGACCACCCCGTCCTTGACGCTGATATTGCCATAGAGCGCCGCCGACAGGCCATAGCAGGTGCCGCCCTCGATCTGGGCGGCGATCTGGTCCGGCGCGATGGCCGTGCCGCAGTCGATGGCGGTGACCACGCGGCCCACCTTGGGGACCCCGTCCACCAGCTTGACCTCGGCCACCTGGGCGACCACCGAGCCGAAGCTCTCGTGCACCGCCACGCCGCGGGTCCAGCCGGCCGGGGCCGGGGCGCCCCATCCGGCCTTCTCGGCGGCCAGGTTCAGCACCGCCAGGTGCCGCTTGGCGTCGGCCTTTGTGTAGAGGGCGCGGCGATAGTCCACCGGGTCCTTGTTCGCCCGCTTGGCCAGCTGGTCGATGGTGTGCTCCATCACGAAGGCGGTGTGGGTCGCGCCCACCGAGCGCCACCAGAGCACCGGCACGCCGATGTCCGGCTGGATCAGCTGGGCGTCGACGATGGGCGTGGCCTTCAGATAGGGCGAGCCCAGCACGCCTTCGACGGCGGTCTCGTCCAGCTTCGGCTCCCCGGTGGGCGAGCCCTTCATGATCGACTGGGTGACCACCCGCTGGCGCCAGGACGCCGGATAGCCGTCCTTGTCCACGGTGACCCGGACGGTGTGGTGGACGATCGGGCGGAAATAGCCCGCCGCCATGTCGTCCTCACGGGTCCAGACCAGCTTCACCGGCCGCATCTTGCCGACCTTCTTGGCGATCTGGACGCATTCGGCGATGTAGTCGGACTGGAAGTTGGCGCGGCGGCCGAAGGAGCCGCCGGCGAACAGGGTCTCGATCTCCACCGCGCCCGGCAGCATGCCGACGATCTTGGCGGTGTTGAGCTGGTCGACGGTGGGGATCTGCGAGCCGAAGGTGAGCTTGGCCTTGCCGCCGCCCACCTGGGCCACGCAGTTCATCGGCTCCATGCAGGCATGGGCCAGATAGGGAAAGTCATAGGCCGCCTCGAAGGCCTCGCCCTTGGCCGTGGTGATATCGCCCTTCGACTCGAAGGGCTTCCATTTCACCTTGTCGTCAGCCGGGGTCTTGCCCGAGGCGAGGTCCTTGTAGCTGGTCAGGATCGCGTCGGAGGATCGCTTCTCGGCCTCGTCCTCGTTCCAGGTCACCTTGAGCGCGTCGCGGCCCTTGCGGGCGGCCCAGGTGTTCTGCGCCACCACGGCGATCCCGGTGGGGATCTCGTAGACCTCGACCACGCCCGCGACCTTCTTGGCCTCGGCCGCGTCGAAGGACGCCACCTTGGCGCCGTAGCGCGGGGCGTGAGCCACCATGGCCACCAGCATGTCCGGCATCTGGACGTCCTGGGTGAACCTCGCCGTCCCGTCCGACTTGGCCTGGGCGTCCTTGCGGCGCACCCGGTCGGTGCCGATCAGGGTGAACGTCTTGGGGTCCTTGAGCGTGGGCGACTGGGGCGGGGTCACCTTGGCGGCGTCCGGCAGCAGCTCGGCGAAGGTGGCGGACCTGGAGGAGCCGGGGTGGCCGACCACGCTGTCCTTGACCACGATCTCGCCGGCCGGGGCGTTCCACTTGTTGGCGGCGGCCTCGACGAACATGGCCTTGGCCGAGGCGCCGGCCTTGCGCAGCTGGTCCCAGGAAT
This genomic stretch from Phenylobacterium sp. LH3H17 harbors:
- a CDS encoding xanthine dehydrogenase family protein molybdopterin-binding subunit — translated: MNAHVKSPLKATRRDVVIGATLVGGSLLVGGCSIGDVLSVGAKTDFGAFGPFVKIDPAGVVTVVCKHIEFGQGNHAGLAAIVAEELEADWTKVKVEHAPAIAKVYANTGMGVQGTGGSSAIANSWDQLRKAGASAKAMFVEAAANKWNAPAGEIVVKDSVVGHPGSSRSATFAELLPDAAKVTPPQSPTLKDPKTFTLIGTDRVRRKDAQAKSDGTARFTQDVQMPDMLVAMVAHAPRYGAKVASFDAAEAKKVAGVVEVYEIPTGIAVVAQNTWAARKGRDALKVTWNEDEAEKRSSDAILTSYKDLASGKTPADDKVKWKPFESKGDITTAKGEAFEAAYDFPYLAHACMEPMNCVAQVGGGKAKLTFGSQIPTVDQLNTAKIVGMLPGAVEIETLFAGGSFGRRANFQSDYIAECVQIAKKVGKMRPVKLVWTREDDMAAGYFRPIVHHTVRVTVDKDGYPASWRQRVVTQSIMKGSPTGEPKLDETAVEGVLGSPYLKATPIVDAQLIQPDIGVPVLWWRSVGATHTAFVMEHTIDQLAKRANKDPVDYRRALYTKADAKRHLAVLNLAAEKAGWGAPAPAGWTRGVAVHESFGSVVAQVAEVKLVDGVPKVGRVVTAIDCGTAIAPDQIAAQIEGGTCYGLSAALYGNISVKDGVVEQTNFDTYRVLRNSEAPIVETHIVPSGAVPSGVGEPGTPVIGPAVANALFAINGQAVTSQPFVKA